The genome window CAACCCCTCCCCCCTCTTAAGAGCGGGAGCTGTGGGCTACTTTGCCGTCCCCCTGATCGCGCGCAATCATATTCGTGGCGTGCTCCAAATCTACTATCGCGGACCACGAGAGTTCGATGCCGAGTGGTTCAACTTCCTAGAAACCCTTACCGAGCAGGCGGCTATTGCCATCGAAAACGCCACCCTCTTTGAAGACCTTCAGCGCACCAATCTTGAGCTAACGCTTGCCTACGATGCCACTATCGAAGGCTGGGCTCATGCCCTCGACCTACGAGATCAAGAGACAGAGGGCCACTCCCGCCGAGTTACCGATCTTACCCTACGATTAGCGCAGGAGGTAGGGCTTAGCAAAAGTGAACTGATGCATGTGCGCCGCGGTGCGCTGCTGCACGATATCGGCAAAATGGCCATTCCAGATAGCATTCTCTTTAAACCCGGCCCTCTCGATGAGACCGAATGGGAGATCATGAAACGACACCCCATCTATGCCTACGAGATGTTGGCAAAAATTGACTATCTGCGCCCAGCCCTTGATATTCCCTATTGCCATCATGAGAAATGGGATGGCACAGGCTATCCTCGTGGGCTAAAAGGAGAGCAGATACCTATTGCGGCTCGCATCTTTGCTCTTGCGGATGTTTGGGACGCACTCCTTTCCGATAGGCCCTACCGTAAAGGTTGGCCGGAAGAGAAGGTACGTGCCTATATCCGTTCAGAAGCTGGCAAGCATTTTGATCCGGAGATCGCTCGGCTCTTCCTTCGACTCCAACTCGAGACCGTCGCGGTGTGAAAGGACCTCCCTACGCGATCTTAGATCTTTCTTACAGAATATCGCGAATCAAGCAAGTAGGTGTCGGTTCGCTCGACGAGGTTGGGCGATCTCAAGGATGTTGCGTGGCGCGTAGCTCCGCATCCGTAAACTCACCGAAAAACCATGTCAACGGCCGCGCGCCTAAAGGCGGCTTTGGCGCGACAGATATGTCTTCCAACGCAATCGCGCGCTTCGTGCATTCTGCCTTCACAATGAAATTCTTAGAAGACGCCAACCACACGGTAGCCCTTCGAACGTATAAGAGAAATCGTAGACTTTCGAAGATACGGGATGTGCCTCTAAATCGCGCGGCTTCTGAAAGTGCAGCTCCACATAGATCACCATCTGGTGCTACTTATAGCCCCCATGCACGTATTAACTAACAAGTGTACATCTTCATTTCACAAGGGAGAACATCATGATGTCACGCCGTGCTTCCCTAGGTCTCATAGGAACGGCCTTAGCCCTCGGCATTGGGGCCTGGTTCTTTACCAACGGCGCTGCCCCGCAACAGAACACGGTAAAAGTGTCCGACGTGGTAAACCCCGTTTACCAAATCCAAAGTGAGAACTGGCCGCAACCAGCCCCACGTTTCTACGGCACCGCTCAAGATTGGCTTAATACCGGCGGTAAAGCCCTCGATCTCAAACAACTCTTGCAAAGTGGCCATGTGGTGCTGATTGACTTCTGGGAATACACCTGTGTCAACTGTCTGCGGACTCTACCCTACCTCAAAGCCTGGAACCAACGTTATGCTAAAGATGGATTGGTAATTATTGGTATCCACACCCCTGAGTTCCGTTTTGCACATAATCGTAGCAATGTGGCTGCGGCGGTAAAACGGCTCGGTATCACCTGGCCCGTCCTCGTGGACAGCAACTATGAGAACTGGAACGCCTATCATAACAACTTCTGGCCCAGAGACTACTTTATTAACATGCATGGCTATATTGTGGCCGACCATGCCGGTGAGGGAGGATACGAGGAGGCGGAAGCTCTTATTCAGCAGTTGTTGCACCAACTGCACCCAAACCTTAAACTTCCTCCTTTATTGAAACCACTGCGCCCTGAAGATGCTCCGGGTGCTCGCTGCTATCCCATGACTCCCGAGCTTTATGCCGGCCAGAGAGGACTTCTCGAAGGCGCTCTTGGGAATATCCCAAATTGGGCGCCAGGACGCCTCCAGCAGTTACCTGCACCCTCAGGAACACTTGAAGACGGCGTCATCACCCCAGTAGGCGTCTGGATCACCGAGCCAGAAAGCCTGCGCCATGGCCGCGCTACCAATAATTTCGAGGATAGCATCTTGCTACGCTATCATGCCATTACGGCCAACGCCGTCATTAAACCAGAGAGCGGCGTGCCCTTCCGTGTCTACGTTTTTCAAGATGGCAAGCCAGTTGACCCCTCGGACAAAGGCGACGACATTCACTACGACGAAACGGGCAAAAGCTATATTCTTGTAGATCAGCCCCGCATGTACCAGTTGATTCATAACCGAACGTTCGGAAGTCACATCCTAACCCTTACGTCGAATTCACCCGACTTTGCGCTTTACTCGTTCACCTTCACCTCCTGTACAGAAGGTTAAGTCACAAAGGGGCAGTTTGCGTGCGCGCGTGAGCCTGCCCCTTTGTGCGACCTCTCCTACATGTGTCAATCCTCAAACCAAAGGGTATCCTGTAGGCTTTCTAGGGATAGGCCGTCCCTTTGGCAGCCTCCGGAGCACACCCCACAACCGTCAAAGAGGTAGGAGGCAGAATTATCTGGGAGGGTGCTTTGACTACAAAGTGCAACGGAGGCGTGTCCGGGGCGGCATAACTCTCGGCGCCATGAGGGTGCCAAAGATAGTTTGCCGAAGAGAGTTGCCAAATCTCAAAAGGTCCTTTCGCTTCCCGATCGCCCTCCTTCGTGTGCCACACAAG of Chthonomonas calidirosea T49 contains these proteins:
- a CDS encoding redoxin family protein translates to MMSRRASLGLIGTALALGIGAWFFTNGAAPQQNTVKVSDVVNPVYQIQSENWPQPAPRFYGTAQDWLNTGGKALDLKQLLQSGHVVLIDFWEYTCVNCLRTLPYLKAWNQRYAKDGLVIIGIHTPEFRFAHNRSNVAAAVKRLGITWPVLVDSNYENWNAYHNNFWPRDYFINMHGYIVADHAGEGGYEEAEALIQQLLHQLHPNLKLPPLLKPLRPEDAPGARCYPMTPELYAGQRGLLEGALGNIPNWAPGRLQQLPAPSGTLEDGVITPVGVWITEPESLRHGRATNNFEDSILLRYHAITANAVIKPESGVPFRVYVFQDGKPVDPSDKGDDIHYDETGKSYILVDQPRMYQLIHNRTFGSHILTLTSNSPDFALYSFTFTSCTEG